GGTTCCAGCAACAGGTTGCCTACCGCTACCAGAGCTCCGCGGACGACGGCGGGAGCCCGGTTTCGCGGATCAGGGTGCGTTCGTTGATGGTCCCGCCCGGTGTCCCGGACTTCTTCACCCGGCGGCGTTTCCTCCGTGCGGGCCCGGTGATGCTGGAGGGCCGGGCATGGTCCGGGGAAGGTGCCGTGACCGCTGTCGAGGTGGGGATTGACGGCACCTGGTTGCCAGCCCACCTGGATAAGCCTGCAGGTGGTTTCGCGTGGCGGAGGTGGAGCCTGCCCTGGGTCGCGGACCCGGGCGAACACGTCCTGGCCTGCCGCGCCACGGACATTACCGGTGCCACCCAGCCGCTGGAGCAGAACTGGAACTACCAGGGAATGGGCAACAACGTGGTGCAGCGGGTCAACGTGACGGTGGAATGAAGGCGGTCTTCACAACATGCTTGCCGGCAGCATGACGAGCACCACCAGGGCCAGGATGGACAACCCGACAACAGCGGGGCTTACCACAAGCATCCACGAAGTGGCCGGGTACCCGCGGTAACCCCTGCCGCGCAATGTACTCATCCAAAGCGCCCCGTAGATGATGCTGGCAATCACGTAGGGAAGGCCCAGAGCGGGAAGTGCCAATCCAACCCAGACGATCCCCTGCAGGAAGGCCACAGTGCTGTCATGGTACAGATCGCCTCCGACCCTCGATGTGGCCATCGTCAGCAGAAGCAACAGGAGCAGGAGCAGGATGCCGGCCAGGACCAGCAGGGTTGTGCGGAAGGCCCGGGCCCAGCCCGGCAATGGCGGCTTCTGCATGGAGCCTTGCCGGGAAAGGACATAGTCGTGCTGGTACGGGCTGTGGGGCTCCACGGTGCTCTCTTCCTGGCGGGTCTTCACAGTTTTGCATGAAGAGCGGCATGGGGTGACGCCTGCGGGGCTATACTCGGTGCCAATCATGACCAGCCTCCCATCCGCTCCCGCCAGTGTCCGAATCGATGCGTGGCTGTGGGCCGTCCGCGCCTACAAGACCCGGTCTGCCGCCACTGCAGCCTGCCGCGCAGGGCATGTCCGGCTGAACGGCAACCCCTCCAAGGCTTCGGCAACGCTGGTGACCGGTGATACCGTCACGGTCCGCATGCCAGGGTACGAGCGCATCCTTGAGGTGCGGCGGCTCATTGCCAAACGCGTGGGGGCCGAGGCTGCGTCGCACTGCTTCACCGACCACACTCCCCCGCGGCCCGTCCTTCCGGCGCTTGGGTTGCCGCAGCGCGACCGGGGCGCCGGACGGCCCACCAAGAAGGACCGCCGCGAGATGGAGCGGTTGCGGGGCCCTGCCTAGCGGACGTGCTGCCGCGTCAGGCACCCGCCTTGGTGCGTGCCTGCACCAGGTTGGCGAACGGCAACCGGCCATATTCCTCCACGAAGGCAGCGTGGTAACCCGCTTCCGTGCTGCTCAGCTGGCCGTCCGGAAGTTCCTTCCACGCAACGGCCAGTGATCCCGCGTCGGCGAGCTGCCAGATAAGCCGCCCGTCCCAGTGGCCGGGCGGCTTTCCTTGCCCAAAGTCAACGAACTCCTGGATCTGGCGCCTAAGCCCCCGGTTACCCTTGCTTCCGGGTCCGGCCTTTCCCACGTAGAGAACGACCGCGGCGTCCACCCATTCGGTGGCCAACACGGCTTCGGGGAGGGAAGGGTCCTTCTTCTTGAAGACTCCGGCGGTGCTTTTCGTGAGAAAGCGCGCCTGGAAATCTTCCGGCGCAATGACGGCGAAGAGGCCTGTGCCCTGCGGAATCCTCATGGTTTCGAGGTTTCGGATAGGCCGGAATCCGGCGAAGCCTTCGACCTTCAGGCCCTTCCTGGTGAACTGCATAATTCATTGAACAGCATGGCCCGGGCCGTTGCTGCGTTTGCGTTTTCCACATAGGGACTTTGGGTGGCCGGGATTGTCACACCCCGGTGGAAGACTTTGGTCATGGAAGCGGTTTTGGAATCGGCGTCAGTACAGCAGGGGGTGCGGTGCGCCGAACCTTCCGCTGTTGGTGCCACGCCATACCCGCCCGCCGCACCTTCCATAGGGGATGTCCTGATCCTGCTCGCGCGCGTTCCGGTCCCTGCGGATGGTGCGGAAATGATCGATCAGATTCGTGGGTTGGAGGACCTGAAGTCGCTGGCGGGTGCCCGGCAGGCTGATACTGCTGTTGCGTTTGATTTATCCCAGCGGCGGGAGCAGGCCGATGCCGGGGTCCCGGCCGACGGGCAGGGCGCCGGGGTCGCGGCGCAGATCGCGTTGGCCCGGCGTGAATCCCCGGCCCGGGGTTCCCGGCTGCTGGGCCTGGCCAAAACGTTGGTAAGCATGCCGCACACGTTCGAGGCGTTCCGGGCCGGTTTGTTGAATGAGTGGCGGGCCACCCTGATCGTGAAGGACACCATCTGCCTGTCGGCCCAGGACCGGGCCGCGGTGGATGAAGAACTCGCCGCCGACACCGGAGCCCTGGACGGCCTGGGAGACCGCGCCGTCATCGCCGCGGTCCGCGCCGCCGCGTACCGGCGGGACCCCGCCTCGGTCGCGAAGCTCGCCAGCCGGGCCGTGGCCGAGCGGTGCGTGAGCCTGCGCCCGGCCCCGGACACCATGACCTACCTGACCGCGCTGCTCCCCGCCGCCCAGGGCGTCGCCGCCTACGCCGCATTATGCCGGGACGCCGACACCGCCCGAAGCGGCGGGGATGATCGGTCCCGGGGGCAGGTCATGGCGGACACCCTCGTCGAACGCGTCACCGGCACCCCCGGCGGAATCAGCGGGGTTCAGATCCAGCTCGTCATGACCGACCGCACCCTCCTCCACGCCGACACCGAACCCGCACGGCTGCCCGGCTACGGCACCATCCCCGCCGAACAGGCACGAAACATCGCCCTCACAGCTCCCGGTGACAACGACCTCAACCTCTGGGTGCGCCGGCTATACACCGCCCCCGGCGCCGGTGAGCTGGTGGCGATGGACTCCACAGCCCGGCTCTTCCCCGCAGCACTGAAACGCTTCCTGCAGATCCGGGACAACACCTGCCGGACCCCCTACTGCGACGCCCCCATCAGGCACCACGACCATGTCACCGCCTGGCACCACCGCGGACCCACCACCATCGGAAACGGCCAAGGCCTCTGCGAAGCCTGCAACCACACCAAAGAAACACCAGGATGGGCCGCACGAACCATCCCCGGCCCACGCCACACCGTGGCAACCACCACCCCAACCGGCCACACCTACCACTCCACAGCACCACCACTCCCCGGCACCCCACCTGCAGGAATCGCACGGTCATGCAGCTCTCAGGAACGGCGGCTAGCCTTGGCGCGTGCCACCCCTTGAGATCCTTGTTTCTTCCTGGCAGTTCGACTGGGCCGCCGCGGCTTTCGCCGCCGTGGCCGGCGTTCTGTACGGGTGGGGAATGCGGTCAGCCGCGCGCCGGGGCCGGGGCTGGCCGGTGTGGCGGGCGGTGGCGTTTTACGTCCTTGGCCTGGGCTCATTCATTGTCCTCACCTGTGGGTTCACCGGGGTTTACGGGGGGCAGCAACGGTGGGCCTTCACCATCAAAATATCCCTGCTGCTCTTTGTCGTCCCGCTGCTGATCGGCCTGGGCAAACCCCTAACCCTGGCGCGGGCAGCACTGCCGGCCATGGGCACAGCAGGCTTGGACAAGGTCCTGTCCAGCAGGCCCGTACGGTTCGTCAGCAATTCATTTGGCGCACCCCTGCTGGGTCTGGCCCTCTTCTCCACGTTCCTCACGCCGGCCTTCTTCACGCTGCGGACCGACCCCCTGGCAGGCGCCCTCCTCACGGTTGGCGTACCGCTGCTGGGCATGCTGATGGCACTGCCGATCATCGAAGAGTCCGACTTCCAGCGCTCCAGCGCCTACCTGACCCTTGAATTCATGTTCGTGTTCATCGAGTTGCTGATCGACGCGGTCCCCGGCATCCTGCTGAGCCTCAACGGCCAGGTGCTCGATCACGTGATGTCCGTTCCCAATCCTCAATGGTGGTTCCGGGATGCTCTCCAGGACCAGCAGTTCGCAGGAAATTTACTGTGGTTCATCTGCGAGGTACTGGATCTGCCGTTGATCATCCTCATGTTCGTCCGCTTCTCACGCAGCGACAAGCGGGAAGCAGGCGCCTTCGACGAACTGACCGACGAGCAGTTCGACGAACTTCAAAACCAGCACCTGCGTGGGCGGCAGTAACCAGCCCACGCCCGCTGCCCGGCCCCGGGAAGGGTAGTGCGAAATTCGGTGTGCCCACCCTTTCCCGGGGAAGCGTAGAGTGACATAGGACGCCTGATTCTGGACGCCTCGCTGCCAAGGGAGAAATCGTGACGATTGATTGGGACGAAAAAAAGGCCCTGCTACAGGAACCGAATATCGCGAAGGTAACCCAACTTTGCGATGAGCTGATGGAAAAAAAGCCCGGTTCCACTGTCCCCTATATCGACCCCGTCCACGACGAGGACGAATGCAGGATCATCAGCCTCCAGGCCAGCCCCGGCAAAGGGACCGAGTCCGGATTTGTCTCCCACAACAACGACGACGAAGCTGCCCGTCGCGCCACGCAGATCTATGAGCTGGCCGAGCTGGACCCCCGCTACGTCATGCCCTGGAATGCATACCCCTGGGTGCGTGAGAGCGGCAGCCCCTCTGCGCTGAGTGTCCAGGAAAAGACCGATGGGCTCCGCCCGTTCCGCCAGTTCCTGAAGATCAATTCCCGTGTTTCGGCCATCATCGCGCACGGCACGGACGCGTCCACGTTCCTGACGCTCTTTGAGAAGACCTATCACTCATCGCTGAAGAACAGCGGCATCAAAATCTACAAGGCCTCCGCCCTCGGCGGCAGGGCCTTTGCTGTTTCCGAGGCCAAGCAGGAAGAGCTTCTCGCCAAGAGCGTCGAAACCTACCGTGATGCGATGCAGCGGGCGGGCATCCAGCACCTGTAGACCGCGCTTTACTGTATGAACGAAAAACTGCGCGCACCTTGAGCCTCTCTTGATGAGTCCTTGCTTCTCCATCTCCAGCATTAGTGGAGTAAACACTCAGGATTCTCCGAGGTAGAGCATTCGATCGGCCTCGTTTCCTGAAACTGGGGGAACTTGGCATGAAGAAACTGATAATTGCATCGCTGGCGGCCACTGGCCTGGTCGCAGGATCATTCGCTGCGGGTGCAGCTGCCAACGCCGGCACCGGCACCGTGGTGCGCGTGGTCGACGGGGATACGGTGGTGGTTTCCATCAACAATGGCGATCACACCATTCGGTTGCTGAATATTGACACCCCTGAAACCAAGGATCCGAACCAACCCGTCGAATGCCTCGGACCGGAGGCCTCAAAGTACCTTGAGGGCCTGCTCCCGAAGGGAACCCAGGTCAGACTCGAGTTCGACGCCGAGCGCCACGACAAGTACGGCAGGACTCTCGCAGGAGTCTTCACAGCCGACGGGTCCCTGGTCAATGCCAAAATTGCGCAGCAGGGACTGGGGATCCCGGTCGAGTACGGCGGCAACAGAAAATTCCTCCCGCCTGTAACAGCCGCATACGAAGAGGCCAGAGCGGCTAAGGCCGGGCTCTTCTCCGAGAGCATTGGCTGTACCCTTCCGGCTCAGTTGGCTGACACAACGAAGGGGCTGGAAACCGCCACCGCGGCTTCACCAGCAACAACATCTGCCGCGGCGGGTACGGCCGCAGGCGTACTCGCAGCCAAGGTGGCCGCGGCGAAGGCACTGCGAAAGGTCCTCAACGGGGACAAAGCAACGGAGCGCGCCCTTCTGTGGGCAGGGCTTTCAACTGCCGTGTTGGCCAAGCACGTATCAAATCTGGATAAGAAAATCACCGCCGCAGAAACGAAGGCGGAAGATACGAAGGCCCTGAAAGCCACCTTGGCCGCGGCAGAGAAGAAAGCCGAGGAGGAGCGTGTGGCGGCTGAAGCAAGGGCGGCTGCCGACCGCAAGGCAGCAGAGGAACGGGCTGCGGCAGAGAAGAAGGCAGCAGACGAGGCTGCTGCGGCCGCGGCTGCAGCAAAAGCTGAAGCCGATGAAGCAGCCCGGAAAGCGGCAGCTGAGGCAGAACGTCTACGCAATCTGCCCGTGCCAGCACCAAACCCGGCACCATACGTTGCGCCAGCCCCGCAAACGTACGTTCCGCCTGCACCCTCCACCAAGTACACTGGGCCGCGCTGCTACGCGCCCGGCGGCAAAACGTGGAGGCCCTGCTGACCATGGCGGACCGCTTCGGTGAGAACCGAGAGCCGGACTGTCAGGGATTTTTCAGGAGCACGTGGGCATACTCGTAGGTACCCTGACCGGCGAAAGAACCAGGCTGAACCTTGACGTCCCACACCCACCGTTCCCCCGAGGCGGCATCCCCAGCAGAGGCTGCGGCCGTACGTATGGCGGCCCTCCCCCAGCTCCGGCACTGGATTGCCGTGCCGGTCACGGCGGCTGTCCTGATCGTGGCTGCCGGCCTGGCGCTGCGGTTTATTCCCGCGCTGACATCCGCAGATATGTCCGTGGATGCCGAGCTGAGCCATGATCACACGGCGCCGCTGACGGGTGTGGCCATGTTCATCAATGTGGTGTTCAGCCCGGCAGGCGGCGTGCTGATGATCGCCGCCCTGTGCCTGTACCTGCTGCTGGTACGCCGCAGCCCCGTGAATGCGGTGGCCACGGGCTTAGTGGCGGCCGGTGGCTGGGTCAGCAGCGAACTGTTCAAAGTACTCGTGGCCAGGCACCGGCCGGACTCCACCGCCCTGTTCAACCCGCTGATCCCCGAACCGGGAACGGACAGCTTCCCGAGCGGACATGTGGCGCTGGCCTCCGCGCTGGCCATCGCCGTCTTCCTGCTGGCCCGCGGCACCAAGTGGCAGCGGCCCGCGGCCATCCTCGGGATCGTCGTGGCGGTTGCCGTCGCATTCTCCCGCGTCTACCTCGGCGTGCACTATCCAACAGATGTCACGGCGTCCTTCCTCACCGCAGCAACCGGTGCGGCGTTCCTGACGGGCTTGTGGAACCGGTTCGGCCTGGCGCTGCTGGCCCGCATACCCTTCCTGGCGAAGCTCGGCCCCGTCCCGGCGCCCCGAGCCTGATCCACTGCCATGACGGGCTTCATTGACGGACTCCTGAACGTCAGCCCGCTCGTGGCGTACATCGCCGTCTTTTGCCTGGTGTTCGCGGAGGACGCCTTGTTCGTAGGCTTCGTCATCCCCGGCGAAACCGCTGCCGTCCTCGGCGGAGTGGTGGCCAGCCGGGGCGAAGTGCAGCTGGGCACCATGATGGCCTTGGTGGTGGCCGCGGCCGTCATTGGCGACAGCGTGGGATACGAGGTGGGCAAGCACCTGGGCGCCCGGCTCATGAAGACAAGGCTGCTGGCCCGCCACTCCGGCAGGCTGGAAAACGCGCAGGACTTCCTCCGGCGCAGAGGCGGGTCCGCCGTGTTCCTGGGCCGCTTCACCGCCTTCTTCCGCGCCGTCATGCCCGCCCTGGTAAGCACGTCCCGGATGCCCTACGGCCGCTTCATCGCCTACAACGCTGCGGGCGGCGTGGCCTGGGGCGTCGGCTTCGTCCTGCTGGGCTTCCTCGCAGGCAACTCCTACGAGACCGTGGCCCAGGCAGTGGGCCGGGACCTCGCCGTCGTGATCGCCTTAGTGGCAGTGGCGGCACTCATCGCCTGGCATGTCCGTTCACGACGGCGGCAGCAACGGCGGCGCACGGCCAACCAGCGGCAGGACAATGCCCCGAATTCATAGGAGGGTTTGACAGCAACTGTGACCAGTGCCATATTTAAGGCGTGAACCTGTCAGACAGCCGGACAGCAGGACAGCCTGCATCGTTCCGTCCCCTTGCCCGGCTGAGCGCTGCCGAGGCGGTGTTCAACGCCATCCGCCAGGACATCGAATCGGGCAGCATCCCGGTGGGGAGCAAACTCAGCTCGGAGGCCACCCTTTCGCAGCAGTACGGAGTAAGCCGCTCGGTGATCCGGGAAGCCCTCCGCTCCTGCACCGCCCTGGGCCTGACGGTAACCCGGACCGGCAAGGGCACCTTTGTCATTGCCAGCAAGGTGGCCAACGACCTCACCTTGGGCCAGTACTCCGCCCGTGACCTTACCGAAGCCCGCCCCCACATCGAAATTCCCGCCGCCGGACTTGCCGCAGAGCGTCGAACGGAGGAGGAACTGGACACCCTCCGCCACATCATGGGTGCCATGGCCACCGAAACGGATCCCGAATCCTGGGTAGCCATGGACTCCAGCTTCCACGCCACCATCGCCCGTGCCAGCGGCAACAAAGTGTTCGCAAGCGTCGTGGCTGACATTCGGGACGCGCTGGCGCATCAATCCGAGACGCTGAACATGGTGGCGGACCGCCAGCATGCCTCCGATATTGAACACCAGCAGATCCTTGCCGCCATCGAGACCGGTTCCGCGGAGGAGGCCCGCGCTGCCATGGCCCACCACCTGGAAGCCGTGGGCGTGGCCCTGGACTCCATCCTCAACAGCTAACAAGATCCAACCAACCTTTCAAGGACCCCATGCCATCCCCCGTGTTTTCTGCTGCCCACACTGCTGCCCCGGCGGGGTTGTCCCTGCCGCAGCACACCCCACTGGTCGCCGCCATCCGTGACGGCCTCGTGGAGAGCGTCCACTACGGCTCCGCGCTTGCCCTCGCGGCTGACGGCTCAGTGGCGGCATCGGCAGGGGACCATCTGGCACCGTTCTACCCCCGGTCAGCGCTCAAGCCCCTCCAGGCAGTGGCCATGGTCCGCGCCGGCCTTGAACTTCCCGCCGACCTCCTGGCACTGGCCGCGGCAAGCCATTCAGGTGCGGCAGCGCACCGCGACGGCGCGCTGCGCATCCTCGAACTGCACGGGCTCGCCCCCACGGACCTGGAGAACAGCACCGACCTGCCCTACGGCACGGCCGAGCAGGAGGACTGGCTCCGCACCGGCGGCAGCGCTACCCAAATCACCCAGAACTGCTCCGGAAAGCACGCTGCCATGGTGGCCACCTGCGTGATCAACGGGTGGCCCGTCCAGGGTTACCTCGATCCCTCCCACCCGCTGCAGCAGCTGGCGGCCCGGACCGTCACCGACCTCACCGGGGAGGAGCCGGCCGCCGTCAGCACGGACGGCTGCGGCACTCCCTTGTTCGCCCTCACGCTGCGCGGCATGGCCCGCGCCTTCGGCCGGATCGCCCAGGCCGCCGCGGACGACGACGGCAGCCCCGAAGCCACCGTCGGCCTCGCCATGCAGCAGCACCCCGGGATGGTGGCCGGTGACGGCCGCGACGTCACCGGGCTGATGCGCCTGCTGCCCGGCGCCGTGGCCAAGGACGGCTTTGAAGGCGTGCAGCTGGTAGGCCTGCCCGACGGCAGCGCCGTGGCCGTCAAGATTTCCGACGGCGGCGACCGCGCCCGGATGCCCGCCACCGTCCGCCTGCTCGAGGCGCTGGGCGTGGATACGGAGCCGCTCGCCGGCATCGCCACGGCCCCGGTGATGGGCGGCGGCCATGAGGTGGGCCGGCTGCTGGCCACCGACTTCCTGAATCACCTGTCCGCACCCGTCAACGAAGCCCTGTAAGGACACCATGACAACCATCGAAACCGCCGCACCCGCACAGGTCCGGTCCGAGCACGACCTCCTCGGCGACCGGGACGTGCCAGTGCACGCCTACTGGGGCGTTCACACGCTCCGCGCCGTGGAGAACTTCCCCATCACCGGCCAGAAGCTGTCCTCCAACATGCACCTGGTCCGCGGGCTTGCCGCCGTGAAACTGGCCGCCGCCCGCACCAACCGCGAGCTTGGCCTGCTGGACGCCGAACGCGCCGACGCCATCGAGCAGGCATGCCAGGACGTGATGGCCGGTCGCCTGGCCGACCAGTTCGTGGTGGACGTCGTCCAGGGCGGTGCCGGGACGTCGTCGAACATGAACGCCAACGAGGTCATCGCCAACCGGGCGCTGGAAATCCTGGGACACCCCAAGGGCGACTACGCGCGGCTGCACCCCAACGACCACGTCAACCTCAGCCAGTCCACCAACGACGTGTACCCCACGGCCGTGAAGCTCGGCACCATCTTCGCCGCCCGGGAACTGCTGGCAGCACTCGAAGAACTCGAGGACGCCTGCGCTGCCAAGGCCCTGGAATTCCGCACCGTGGTGAAGATGGGCCGCACCCAGCTCCAGGACGCCGTGCCCATGACCCTCGGCCAGGAGTTCGGCAGCTACGCCGTGACCATCGGCGAGGACCGGCTGCGCCTGGCGGAGGCCGAGCTGCTGATCCACGAGATCAATCTCGGCGCCACCGCCATCGGCACGGGCCTGAACGCCCCTGCCGGCTACGCCGCAACAGCCTGCCGGCACTTGGCGGAGATTACCGGGCTGCCGCTGGTGACCGCCGTGGACCTCATTGAAGCCACCCAGGACGTGGGCGCCTTCGTGCACCTGTCCGGCGTGCTCAAGCGCGTGGCCGTCAAGCTGTCCAAGATCTGCAACGACCTGCGCCTGCTCTCCTCCGGCCCGCGTGCCGGCTTCGGCGAAATCAACCTGCCGGCCGTGCAGTCCGGGTCCTCCATCATGCCCGGCAAGATCAACCCGGTCATCCCGGAGGTGGTCTCCCAGGTGGCCTACGAGGTGATCGGCAACGACGTCACCATCACCATGGCCGCCGAGGCCGGACAGCTGCAGCTCAACGCCTTCGAACCGATCATTGTCCACAGCCTCCACAAGAGCATTTCCCACCTCGAGGCAGCCTGCCGCACCCTTACGGCGCGCTGCATCCGTGGAATCACCGCCAACACCGACCACCTGCGCCGCACCGTGGAGCAGTCCATCGGCCTGGTCACCGCATTGAATCCCCACCTCGGTTACGCCACTGCCACCGCCATCGCGCAGGAAGCACTTGCCACAGGCAAGGGCGTGGCCGAGCTCGTCCTCGAACACGGACTTCTCACCGACGCCCAGCTCCAGGAACTCCTGAGCCCCGAACGCCTGGCCAACCTCAGCAAGTAGTCCCCACCTCCCCCAAAGGACACCCCCATGACAAATACTCCCCTTCCAGACCACTTGATTGATGGTGGTCACGCGCATGCGTCCGAGACCTCCCTGCACGCGGAGGACAAGGGTTACCACAAGAACCTCAAGCCGCGGCAGATCCAGATGATCGCGATCGGCGGTGCGATCGGTACCGGCCTGTTCCTCGGTGCCGGCGGCCGGCTCAACGCGGCGGGCCCGTCCCTGGTCATCGCGTACGCGGTGTGCGGGTTCTTCGCGTTCCTGATCCTGCGCGCCTTGGGCGAACTGGTCCTGCACCGGCCCTCCTCGGGCTCGTTCGTTTCCTACGCCCGTGAATTCTTCGGGGAAAAGGCCGCGTTCGTCTCCGGCTGGTTCTACTGGATCAACTGGGCCACCACCACCATCGTGGACATCACCGCCGCCGCCCTCTACATGCACTTCTTCGGCAACTACATCCCCTGGATGGCCGAGGTCCCGCAATGGGCCTGGGCACTGACCGCCCTCGTCGTGGTCCTGGCCCTGAACCTGGTCTCCGTGAAGGTCTTCGGCGAAATGGAATTCTGGTTCGCCCTGATCAAGGTCGCCGCCCTCGTCGCGTTCCTCATCATCGGCACCTACTTCGTCATCTTCGGCACCCCCGTGGACGGCCAGCAGGTCGGCATCAGCCTCCTGTCCGATAACGGCGGGATCTTCCCCAACGGCCTGCTGCCCATGATCATCCTCATGCAGGGCGTCCTGTTCGCCTACGCCTCCATCGAACTGGTCGGCACCGCCGCCGGCGAAACCGAGAACCCCGAA
This region of Arthrobacter sp. DNA4 genomic DNA includes:
- a CDS encoding uracil-DNA glycosylase — protein: MEKKPGSTVPYIDPVHDEDECRIISLQASPGKGTESGFVSHNNDDEAARRATQIYELAELDPRYVMPWNAYPWVRESGSPSALSVQEKTDGLRPFRQFLKINSRVSAIIAHGTDASTFLTLFEKTYHSSLKNSGIKIYKASALGGRAFAVSEAKQEELLAKSVETYRDAMQRAGIQHL
- a CDS encoding FadR/GntR family transcriptional regulator, whose translation is MNLSDSRTAGQPASFRPLARLSAAEAVFNAIRQDIESGSIPVGSKLSSEATLSQQYGVSRSVIREALRSCTALGLTVTRTGKGTFVIASKVANDLTLGQYSARDLTEARPHIEIPAAGLAAERRTEEELDTLRHIMGAMATETDPESWVAMDSSFHATIARASGNKVFASVVADIRDALAHQSETLNMVADRQHASDIEHQQILAAIETGSAEEARAAMAHHLEAVGVALDSILNS
- a CDS encoding amino acid permease gives rise to the protein MTNTPLPDHLIDGGHAHASETSLHAEDKGYHKNLKPRQIQMIAIGGAIGTGLFLGAGGRLNAAGPSLVIAYAVCGFFAFLILRALGELVLHRPSSGSFVSYAREFFGEKAAFVSGWFYWINWATTTIVDITAAALYMHFFGNYIPWMAEVPQWAWALTALVVVLALNLVSVKVFGEMEFWFALIKVAALVAFLIIGTYFVIFGTPVDGQQVGISLLSDNGGIFPNGLLPMIILMQGVLFAYASIELVGTAAGETENPEKIMPKAINSVVFRIAVFYVGSVILLALLLPFTSYQKGVSPFVTFFGSIGVQGVDVIMNLVVLTAALSSLNAGLYSTGRILRSMSVNGSAPKFASRMNKAGVPYGGIAITAVVSLLGVPLNYLVPADAFEIVLNIASVGIIMTWATIVLCQIQLKRWADKGWVERPSFRMFGAPYTGYLSLVFLVGVLVMVFIDSPLTMLVTAIASVLMVIGWYACRHRIRQIAETREGFTGTSPVVANAAADTFKK
- a CDS encoding asparaginase, with the translated sequence MPSPVFSAAHTAAPAGLSLPQHTPLVAAIRDGLVESVHYGSALALAADGSVAASAGDHLAPFYPRSALKPLQAVAMVRAGLELPADLLALAAASHSGAAAHRDGALRILELHGLAPTDLENSTDLPYGTAEQEDWLRTGGSATQITQNCSGKHAAMVATCVINGWPVQGYLDPSHPLQQLAARTVTDLTGEEPAAVSTDGCGTPLFALTLRGMARAFGRIAQAAADDDGSPEATVGLAMQQHPGMVAGDGRDVTGLMRLLPGAVAKDGFEGVQLVGLPDGSAVAVKISDGGDRARMPATVRLLEALGVDTEPLAGIATAPVMGGGHEVGRLLATDFLNHLSAPVNEAL
- a CDS encoding RNA-binding S4 domain-containing protein, which translates into the protein MTSLPSAPASVRIDAWLWAVRAYKTRSAATAACRAGHVRLNGNPSKASATLVTGDTVTVRMPGYERILEVRRLIAKRVGAEAASHCFTDHTPPRPVLPALGLPQRDRGAGRPTKKDRREMERLRGPA
- a CDS encoding HNH endonuclease signature motif containing protein translates to MGDVLILLARVPVPADGAEMIDQIRGLEDLKSLAGARQADTAVAFDLSQRREQADAGVPADGQGAGVAAQIALARRESPARGSRLLGLAKTLVSMPHTFEAFRAGLLNEWRATLIVKDTICLSAQDRAAVDEELAADTGALDGLGDRAVIAAVRAAAYRRDPASVAKLASRAVAERCVSLRPAPDTMTYLTALLPAAQGVAAYAALCRDADTARSGGDDRSRGQVMADTLVERVTGTPGGISGVQIQLVMTDRTLLHADTEPARLPGYGTIPAEQARNIALTAPGDNDLNLWVRRLYTAPGAGELVAMDSTARLFPAALKRFLQIRDNTCRTPYCDAPIRHHDHVTAWHHRGPTTIGNGQGLCEACNHTKETPGWAARTIPGPRHTVATTTPTGHTYHSTAPPLPGTPPAGIARSCSSQERRLALARATP
- a CDS encoding thermonuclease family protein; this translates as MVDGDTVVVSINNGDHTIRLLNIDTPETKDPNQPVECLGPEASKYLEGLLPKGTQVRLEFDAERHDKYGRTLAGVFTADGSLVNAKIAQQGLGIPVEYGGNRKFLPPVTAAYEEARAAKAGLFSESIGCTLPAQLADTTKGLETATAASPATTSAAAGTAAGVLAAKVAAAKALRKVLNGDKATERALLWAGLSTAVLAKHVSNLDKKITAAETKAEDTKALKATLAAAEKKAEEERVAAEARAAADRKAAEERAAAEKKAADEAAAAAAAAKAEADEAARKAAAEAERLRNLPVPAPNPAPYVAPAPQTYVPPAPSTKYTGPRCYAPGGKTWRPC
- a CDS encoding aspartate ammonia-lyase, giving the protein MTTIETAAPAQVRSEHDLLGDRDVPVHAYWGVHTLRAVENFPITGQKLSSNMHLVRGLAAVKLAAARTNRELGLLDAERADAIEQACQDVMAGRLADQFVVDVVQGGAGTSSNMNANEVIANRALEILGHPKGDYARLHPNDHVNLSQSTNDVYPTAVKLGTIFAARELLAALEELEDACAAKALEFRTVVKMGRTQLQDAVPMTLGQEFGSYAVTIGEDRLRLAEAELLIHEINLGATAIGTGLNAPAGYAATACRHLAEITGLPLVTAVDLIEATQDVGAFVHLSGVLKRVAVKLSKICNDLRLLSSGPRAGFGEINLPAVQSGSSIMPGKINPVIPEVVSQVAYEVIGNDVTITMAAEAGQLQLNAFEPIIVHSLHKSISHLEAACRTLTARCIRGITANTDHLRRTVEQSIGLVTALNPHLGYATATAIAQEALATGKGVAELVLEHGLLTDAQLQELLSPERLANLSK
- a CDS encoding DedA family protein, translated to MTGFIDGLLNVSPLVAYIAVFCLVFAEDALFVGFVIPGETAAVLGGVVASRGEVQLGTMMALVVAAAVIGDSVGYEVGKHLGARLMKTRLLARHSGRLENAQDFLRRRGGSAVFLGRFTAFFRAVMPALVSTSRMPYGRFIAYNAAGGVAWGVGFVLLGFLAGNSYETVAQAVGRDLAVVIALVAVAALIAWHVRSRRRQQRRRTANQRQDNAPNS
- a CDS encoding phosphatase PAP2 family protein, with the protein product MTSHTHRSPEAASPAEAAAVRMAALPQLRHWIAVPVTAAVLIVAAGLALRFIPALTSADMSVDAELSHDHTAPLTGVAMFINVVFSPAGGVLMIAALCLYLLLVRRSPVNAVATGLVAAGGWVSSELFKVLVARHRPDSTALFNPLIPEPGTDSFPSGHVALASALAIAVFLLARGTKWQRPAAILGIVVAVAVAFSRVYLGVHYPTDVTASFLTAATGAAFLTGLWNRFGLALLARIPFLAKLGPVPAPRA
- a CDS encoding cytochrome c oxidase assembly protein, which codes for MPPLEILVSSWQFDWAAAAFAAVAGVLYGWGMRSAARRGRGWPVWRAVAFYVLGLGSFIVLTCGFTGVYGGQQRWAFTIKISLLLFVVPLLIGLGKPLTLARAALPAMGTAGLDKVLSSRPVRFVSNSFGAPLLGLALFSTFLTPAFFTLRTDPLAGALLTVGVPLLGMLMALPIIEESDFQRSSAYLTLEFMFVFIELLIDAVPGILLSLNGQVLDHVMSVPNPQWWFRDALQDQQFAGNLLWFICEVLDLPLIILMFVRFSRSDKREAGAFDELTDEQFDELQNQHLRGRQ